A region of Paenimyroides aestuarii DNA encodes the following proteins:
- a CDS encoding AAA family ATPase, which translates to MVRKKINPNRDRDFVNGLDLTKEKVYPKFLKTIELEPFRHIKSLKVNFNHPISVISGTNRSGKSTILMAIACSHFNFIKRNSQNGNLERHTWGSLMQFTNRDIQTEDWTYHITYKLGDKTERKRGQRKKTTKKWNGIGKKESQFDFRDVVFIDLDRISPARNFSKVIYNKSKKSIGTQISPSNSALIEEYISYILEETFTLNKLATYQDKDIFKYKNVNEYSSYNAATGEEVLAKIIIDIVEAKKDSLILIDEIEVGLHPKVQRKLIEVLYNISQNDNKQFILTSHSQTILSSLPDISRVFLEKDYHGNFKCIQNISVNAALSKMDSQSYPLIDLYCEDDIAKKIISKILQNLQTTHNLTNVKNLVNIIVSGSAEKTHNYFIVHKETYDYKKIKTGFACILDGDMRNNYALDDNLHFLYSSKSPEYFLTKEYLNVNPNSTLDYHLKNSDNHCLFDKMNELNIGNTKDEVFELCWSVFKDTPDGIIYINELENFIIQMLQKYSPHL; encoded by the coding sequence ATGGTAAGAAAAAAAATAAATCCAAATAGAGATAGAGATTTTGTTAACGGTTTAGATTTAACTAAGGAAAAGGTATATCCAAAATTTCTAAAAACAATTGAACTTGAACCATTTCGACATATTAAATCACTAAAAGTAAATTTTAATCATCCTATATCGGTTATATCTGGAACTAACAGATCAGGTAAATCTACTATATTAATGGCCATCGCTTGTAGTCATTTCAACTTCATTAAAAGAAATTCACAAAATGGTAATTTAGAAAGACATACTTGGGGTTCTTTAATGCAATTTACAAATAGAGATATTCAAACGGAAGATTGGACTTACCATATAACTTACAAGCTAGGCGACAAAACTGAAAGAAAAAGAGGACAAAGAAAAAAGACAACAAAAAAGTGGAATGGAATTGGAAAAAAAGAATCCCAATTTGATTTTCGAGATGTCGTTTTTATTGACTTAGATAGAATATCACCAGCTAGAAATTTTAGTAAAGTTATATACAATAAATCAAAAAAATCAATAGGAACACAAATCTCACCTTCTAATTCAGCATTAATTGAAGAATATATTTCCTATATTTTAGAAGAAACGTTCACTTTAAATAAATTAGCAACTTACCAAGATAAGGATATATTTAAGTACAAAAATGTTAATGAGTATTCAAGTTATAATGCAGCTACCGGAGAAGAAGTTCTTGCGAAAATAATCATTGACATAGTTGAAGCTAAGAAAGATTCTTTAATTCTGATTGATGAGATAGAAGTCGGATTACACCCAAAAGTTCAAAGAAAACTTATTGAAGTTTTATATAACATTTCACAAAATGATAATAAACAATTTATTTTAACATCTCATTCTCAAACAATATTATCAAGCCTGCCTGATATTTCAAGAGTTTTTCTTGAAAAAGATTATCATGGAAATTTTAAATGTATACAAAATATTAGTGTAAATGCTGCTTTATCAAAAATGGATTCACAATCTTATCCTTTGATTGATTTGTATTGTGAAGATGATATAGCGAAGAAAATAATTAGCAAGATTTTACAAAATTTACAAACTACTCATAATTTAACTAATGTAAAGAACTTAGTAAACATAATTGTTAGTGGTAGTGCTGAAAAAACTCATAATTATTTTATTGTACATAAAGAAACTTATGATTATAAAAAAATTAAAACTGGATTTGCTTGTATTTTAGATGGTGATATGAGAAATAATTATGCTTTAGATGATAATTTACATTTCTTATACTCTAGTAAAAGTCCTGAATATTTTTTAACAAAAGAGTATTTAAACGTTAATCCTAATTCAACTTTAGACTATCATTTAAAGAATTCTGACAATCATTGTTTATTTGACAAAATGAATGAATTGAATATAGGTAACACAAAAGATGAAGTTTTCGAGTTATGTTGGTCAGTTTTTAAAGATACCCCAGATGGAATTATTTATATAAACGAGCTTGAAAATTTTATAATTCAAATGTTACAAAAATATTCTCCTCACTTATGA
- a CDS encoding carboxypeptidase-like regulatory domain-containing protein: MKTLYIYILFFYTSFANAQTLKGIVTSEVNTPLENATIIAKAIDSATKTQFTITDHLGRYKLELNKETNYTITVNYMGYESFSLEYNYQNAPATYDFILTPKDELLEEIVIDYDYQPVIVKKDTLIYDVAAFMNGTERKLKDQLQKLPGVEVTDSGKIKVQGKTVTQFMVEGNSFFGGGTKLGVENIPADAVDKVEVIDHFTEVAHMKEVSGSDDLAMNIKLKEDKKKFVFGDIRAGYGNNKYYDANATTFYYSSRFNWSFITNANNFGSQQLTYDDVNRFEGFKSVFVRSTINQQQLINLYTYLEPKTNVLENKNQFIASDIRYAFSKKWDVKGVFLMNKNWIRSQTEQYINYLQSDIISFENRWSSFNQRNRLLSGKIIADYKKDKNTTFNYNLQFAATNNNNSGNILSQNNNSNNKLDIKSNSVNFSLSQLFEYLKTINRKHKTSFGIVHSFNKETPQYNWFSNKAFLSSYIPWQTADHYLLNEIQTVNQNTIQINAKHYWIAAKKHHFYTTLGYNGTFTDLNTQNNYTNNSNWNNLEDFGFGNQLTYRLNNPFAGIEYKFLYKKFTSTIGIFIHHYQLQNTYPTQRFTFEKNTIEPEVKLGYEFNNSESMNFFYSIKNSYLDAKNYANRWQVNSFNALFRGNALLQNLQYQNASLQYSKFNIYSGINIHTSINYSQRSKNIRNQVDLNGIDQLYTTVMSNQPDTNIDFSAYASKRLKKIEVNANASLGFSTYTQVTNNIDVPSKRNSQSIGSGFKTLFKQAPNINLSYTKSFSQLYSSVDNKSYTDWFSAKVESKFLKHFIAKADYNWSKTAFQNTKTIVEQANAYCEFHKENSAWTFMLKGNNLLNTGIKNEVSFSDFTTSNTIIYIFPRAVLLSIQYKL, encoded by the coding sequence ACCAAAATGCTCCAGCTACTTATGATTTTATACTTACACCCAAAGACGAATTATTAGAAGAAATTGTAATAGATTACGATTACCAACCTGTTATCGTTAAAAAAGATACGCTTATTTATGATGTGGCTGCTTTTATGAACGGCACCGAACGCAAACTAAAAGACCAATTACAAAAACTACCCGGTGTGGAAGTAACTGATAGTGGGAAAATAAAAGTTCAAGGCAAAACCGTTACCCAATTCATGGTAGAAGGCAATAGTTTTTTTGGTGGCGGCACTAAATTGGGCGTAGAAAACATTCCTGCCGATGCGGTGGATAAAGTGGAAGTAATTGACCATTTTACCGAAGTTGCCCACATGAAAGAAGTTTCAGGGTCTGATGATTTGGCAATGAATATTAAACTAAAAGAAGATAAAAAGAAATTTGTTTTTGGAGATATACGAGCTGGTTATGGAAATAACAAGTATTATGATGCAAATGCTACAACTTTTTATTATTCTTCACGTTTTAATTGGAGTTTTATTACAAACGCCAACAATTTTGGTTCACAACAGTTAACCTATGATGATGTTAATCGTTTTGAAGGATTTAAAAGTGTATTTGTTCGTAGTACTATTAATCAGCAACAATTGATTAACTTATATACTTACTTAGAACCCAAAACTAATGTGCTTGAAAATAAGAATCAATTTATAGCGAGTGATATTCGATATGCTTTTAGTAAAAAATGGGATGTAAAAGGTGTTTTTTTAATGAATAAAAACTGGATTCGTTCACAAACAGAGCAATATATAAACTATTTGCAGTCAGATATAATCAGTTTTGAAAACCGATGGAGTTCCTTTAATCAAAGAAATAGGTTGTTATCAGGTAAAATAATCGCTGATTACAAAAAAGACAAGAACACAACCTTTAATTACAACCTGCAATTTGCCGCAACAAACAATAACAACAGTGGTAACATTTTATCGCAAAATAACAACTCAAACAATAAACTTGATATTAAAAGTAACTCTGTTAACTTTAGTTTATCTCAACTATTTGAATATCTTAAAACAATTAATAGAAAACATAAAACATCATTCGGAATTGTACATTCATTTAATAAAGAAACACCACAATACAATTGGTTTTCAAACAAAGCCTTTTTATCATCATATATTCCTTGGCAAACAGCAGATCATTATTTGCTTAATGAAATACAAACAGTAAACCAAAACACCATTCAAATAAATGCAAAACACTATTGGATTGCTGCTAAAAAGCACCATTTTTATACCACACTAGGTTATAATGGCACTTTTACCGATTTAAACACTCAAAATAACTACACCAATAACAGTAACTGGAATAATCTAGAAGATTTTGGTTTTGGAAATCAGTTGACATACCGTTTAAATAACCCGTTTGCTGGTATTGAATATAAGTTTTTATACAAAAAATTTACTTCAACTATAGGTATTTTCATACATCATTACCAACTTCAAAACACCTATCCAACACAGCGGTTCACTTTTGAGAAAAACACAATTGAACCAGAAGTTAAATTAGGATATGAATTTAATAATTCAGAGTCAATGAATTTCTTTTATTCAATAAAAAATTCATATTTAGATGCAAAGAATTATGCCAATCGCTGGCAAGTAAATTCGTTCAACGCTTTGTTTAGAGGAAATGCACTGCTGCAAAATTTACAATACCAAAACGCTAGTCTTCAATATTCTAAATTCAATATATATTCTGGAATAAATATTCACACTTCAATCAATTACAGTCAACGTAGTAAAAACATCCGCAATCAGGTAGATTTAAATGGTATTGATCAATTATACACCACCGTGATGAGCAACCAACCCGACACCAACATAGATTTTTCTGCTTATGCAAGTAAACGCCTAAAAAAAATAGAAGTTAACGCCAATGCAAGCTTAGGGTTTAGTACATACACACAAGTAACCAACAATATAGATGTTCCTTCTAAAAGAAATTCCCAAAGCATTGGTAGCGGTTTCAAAACATTGTTCAAACAAGCACCTAATATCAATTTAAGTTACACGAAGTCGTTTAGTCAATTATACAGCAGTGTTGATAACAAATCATATACCGATTGGTTTTCTGCAAAGGTTGAAAGCAAATTTTTAAAGCATTTTATAGCAAAAGCCGATTATAACTGGTCTAAGACGGCTTTTCAAAACACCAAAACAATTGTAGAACAAGCAAATGCCTATTGTGAATTTCACAAAGAAAATTCTGCTTGGACTTTTATGCTTAAAGGAAATAACTTATTAAATACAGGTATTAAAAACGAAGTTAGTTTTTCTGATTTTACAACAAGTAATACAATTATATATATATTTCCACGTGCTGTTTTGTTATCGATACAGTATAAGTTGTAA